A portion of the Rhinopithecus roxellana isolate Shanxi Qingling chromosome 19, ASM756505v1, whole genome shotgun sequence genome contains these proteins:
- the LOC115894791 gene encoding uncharacterized protein LOC115894791, producing the protein MVLQRVVKPAYHRCSCVSSRPADALSQPLLLANSLVSPVGGAPFLEVLQYQVDAWSGRSKLLFHLPAPKIHLIYCPRIEDVSDIKLIRTDTTLDLSQKAEKRYRRLRARRHRPTLIHIQVAVRAPASLLAPSPLSRPPHSGRPYTLGFISYSPPLKREILHPCLHPAFPGFHFEFAYPALSRRARPPRLTPPPGPPLRRGAGAPLGATSLFVSSQRKDRTEGDWRRRREGSVEETARRRAVHVSLEKDEVPGQEPGRRRAFTSSPAGGETGLVPAGRGARSESGKPKAWRGFREQGLEFLCRAGG; encoded by the coding sequence ATGGTACTCCAACGAGTAGTTAAGCCGGCGTATCACAGATGCTCGTGCGTGTCCAGCCGCCCCGCCGATGCTCTCTCGCAACCTCTACTCTTAGCAAACAGCCTTGTATCCCCGGTAGGGGGTGCACCGTTCCTGGAGGTACTGCAATACCAGGTCGATGCGTGGAGTGGACGGAGCAAGCTCCTATTCCATCTCCCTGCTCCAAAAATCCATTTAATATATTGTCCTCGGATAGAGGACGTATCAGATATTAAACTGATAAGAACAgatactacacttgatcttagccaaaaggccgagaagcgatacCGTCGGCTTCGCGCCCGCCGTCACCGTCCCACTCTCATCCACATTCAAGTCGCGGTGAGAGCCCCAGCCTCGCTCCTTGCCCCATCCCCTCTGTCTCGTCCACCCCACTCTGGACGCCCTTACACACTCGGGTTCATTTCTTATTCTCCACCTTTGAAAAGGGAAATCTTACACCCGTGCTTGCATCCGGCGTTCCCGGGCTTTCATTTCGAATTTGCATACCCCGCCCTTTCACGGAGGGCGCGGCCTCCGCGGTTGACTCCGCCCCCGGGGCCGCCTCTGCGTCGGGGAGCCGGGGCTCCGCTGGGGGCGACTTCCTTGTTTGTATCCAGCCAGCGCAAAGACAGAACCGAAGGAGACTGGCGGCGAAGGCGAGAGGGGTCTGTGGAAGAGACCGCTCGGCGGAGAGCGGTCCACGTTTCCCTGGAGAAAGACGAGGTCCCAGGGCAGGAGCCCGGGCGGCGCCGGGCCTTTACTTCGTCACCAGCGGGCGGGGAGACCGGCCTGGTACCCGCCGGACGAGGGGCCCGTTCCGAGTCAGGGAAGCCGAAGGCCTGGAGGGGCTTCCGGGAGCAGGGGCTGGAGTTCCTCTGCCGGGCAGGAGGCTGA